In the genome of Dermatobacter hominis, the window ACGCCGTCGGCGGAGCGGTCCCGCTCCGGTGCCGGCTCCGGCGCGGACTGGCCGAGCGGGCTGTCCTGCAGCGAGGCGCCGGGCACCCGTCGGGTGAGGCCGCCGCCGAGGCCGCCGCCCGCAGGGGCGGGCTCGGGCGCAGCTGCGACCGGCTGGGCCGGTGCCTCGGGGGCGAAGGTCGGCGTCGCCTGCGGCTCGGCGGTCGGCGTCGTCCAGGCCGGGGCCTCGGCCACCGGCTCGGGCCGGGCCGGCTCGGGCCGGCCCTGATCAGGCCACGCCGGGGCGGGCTCGGTCCACGTCGGGGCGGGCTCGGTCCACGTGGGCTCGGGCTCCGCGACCGGATCGGGCTGCGCGTCCCAGGTCTGGTCCGGGATGGCGGCCGGCGGCGGGGGCGGCTCGGCCGCGGGGGCCTCGCCGAAGGCGTCGGCGGCCAGGATGCCGGCGGCGAAGTCCTCGGCCGAGAAGGCCGGTGCGGGCGACGCCTCGGCAGCCTCCACGGGATCGACGTCGGCGACCGGATCGGCCAGGAACGTCGCCTCGTAGGCGGCGTCGGAGATCGAGGCCGCCGCGGTCGCCTCGTCGGCGGCGACCGCGCTCGCCTCGATCGCGCCGTCCTCGAGCAGGACCCGGTCGTCGAGGCCGGTGCCGTCGACCGGGGACGTCTCGTCGACGACTGCCGGATCGTCGATCAGGTGGCTGGCGTCGATGATCGACCCGTCGTCGACCGGCTCGGTGTCGTCGGGCCGCAGCGCCGCCCACTCGTCGACCGGCTCGGTGTCGTCGGGCCGCAGCGCCGCCCACTCGTCGACCGGCTCGGTGTCGTCGGGCCGCAGCGTCGCCCACTCGTCGACCGGCTCGGTGTCGTCGGGCCGCAGCGCCGCCCACTCGTCGACCGGCGGGGCGGTCCACTCGTCGGCAGCCGGCGTGGTGGTCTCGACCCACTCGCCGTCGGGCGTCGTCCAGCCACCGGCGTGGGCCTCGGCCACCGGCCCGGTCGGCTCGGCGGTCGGCACGGCCCAGTCGTCCACCGGCTCGGCGGACCACTCGTCGGCCGGCGTGGTCCACGTCTCGGCGGTGCCGTGGACGTCGCCGTTGCGGTCGGTGAGCGACGCCTCCGCGGCCTCGGCCTCGGGCACGTCGGGGATCCAGGTCCAGTCCTCGGAGCCGGTGGCCGTCGGGTCCCCGACCAGGTCCTCCCGGGAGGGCGGCGCGTCGGCGAACGGGTCGGCACCGGGGTCGATGACCGTCTCGGGCTGGACGACCTGGGCGGTCAGGCCGGCGCCGGGCGCGAACAGGTCGGGCGACTGGTCACGGGCGGCTCGGGTGCCGGGCAGCGGCCGGGCGATCGACGAGCGGTCGGCACCGCCGACGGTCGCCGTGGCGGGCAGGCTCACCACCGCGGTCACGCCGCGGCCGCCGGCGGTCGGCTGGAGGCGGACCAGCGCACCGGTCTTGGCCGCCAGCTTCGCGATCACGTACTGACCCAGGTAGCGGGTCGGCATGCCGTCGACCTCGTCGAGACCGGCGAGGCGCTGGTTGGCCGCGACGATCTCGACGTCGGCCATGCCGACGCCGTGGTCGATCACGGCGAGCTGGTAGCCGCCCTGGCCGAGCGACCGGCCGTCGATCTCGACCGTCGTGTCGGGCGGCGAGAACCGCAGGGCGTTCTCGATGAGCTCCGCCAGCATGTGGACGAGGTCGATGACGACCGGGCCCGTCAGCGTGGCGTCGCCGAGCTGGCCCAGGCGCACCCGCTCGAAGTCCTCGACCTCGCTCATCGCGGCTCGGACGACCTCGCTGAGCGGCGCGGGC includes:
- a CDS encoding ATP-binding protein, whose product is MARRSNTPPAARGHMGIRSRLMLLLVVPLVGLLGVTGYAMATAVQQSRDAAKLSGNAEVSLAAYDVVDAMQAERQVLAAGQPTTEELRGAVTSSSEQLRALAAQQGGALKAMTDRALDRVEAAGSLAVTNTGGLVAVDGYSPAIADLLEVSRAGFDPQGAIDDDAASSADLLASAQEAGAKERDLVQALALRGSLVPEVYAQVSELAAAQDIQSTQAAATASDDLTVRIDRVGDALAAASLGRDSLFFAAAEGATVDQAAVDQWISGADDRVEDLTSLRDSAAGQAVAAVDDLGTSSRRVLLLAAAALIAVVLVSAVLVRSAIRSIARPLRELATQAEEVAMVRLPEAVKSQQTGSPETHLPVIRATGAAEVQEVAGAFNDVQDTALRLAGEQAVLRRNLADALTNLGRRNQALLGRQLDFISSLEQRETDPAFLEHLFKLDHLASRMRRNAESLLILTGSETPRRRRKPAPLSEVVRAAMSEVEDFERVRLGQLGDATLTGPVVIDLVHMLAELIENALRFSPPDTTVEIDGRSLGQGGYQLAVIDHGVGMADVEIVAANQRLAGLDEVDGMPTRYLGQYVIAKLAAKTGALVRLQPTAGGRGVTAVVSLPATATVGGADRSSIARPLPGTRAARDQSPDLFAPGAGLTAQVVQPETVIDPGADPFADAPPSREDLVGDPTATGSEDWTWIPDVPEAEAAEASLTDRNGDVHGTAETWTTPADEWSAEPVDDWAVPTAEPTGPVAEAHAGGWTTPDGEWVETTTPAADEWTAPPVDEWAALRPDDTEPVDEWATLRPDDTEPVDEWAALRPDDTEPVDEWAALRPDDTEPVDDGSIIDASHLIDDPAVVDETSPVDGTGLDDRVLLEDGAIEASAVAADEATAAASISDAAYEATFLADPVADVDPVEAAEASPAPAFSAEDFAAGILAADAFGEAPAAEPPPPPAAIPDQTWDAQPDPVAEPEPTWTEPAPTWTEPAPAWPDQGRPEPARPEPVAEAPAWTTPTAEPQATPTFAPEAPAQPVAAAPEPAPAGGGLGGGLTRRVPGASLQDSPLGQSAPEPAPERDRSADGVRSMLSAFQGGRSRGLGGVALEEPASATTLGTATSPGSPEAASTAAADDAHSPSPSSHWAADHNGVDETPELEDPRDH